One part of the Bacillus sp. FJAT-27916 genome encodes these proteins:
- a CDS encoding manganese-dependent inorganic pyrophosphatase, with the protein MEKVLIFGHKNPDTDTICSAIAYAELKKALGMNAEPVRLGAVNGETQFALDTFKIEAPRLVEKVAAEASEVILVDHNERQQSADDIEQVRVLEVIDHHRIANFETADPLYYRAEPVGCTATILNKLYKENGVEIKKEIAGLMLSAIISDSLLFKSPTCTEQDVQAAKELAEIAGVDAEAYGLDMLKAGADLSKKTIEELISLDAKEFSMGTSKVEIAQVNAVDTDEVMTKQAELEAAMQAVIDEKGLDLFLLVVTNILTNDSAALAVGSKSAAVEQAFGVTLTNKTAILKGVVSRKKQVVPALTEALS; encoded by the coding sequence ATGGAAAAAGTATTAATCTTTGGACATAAAAATCCTGATACAGATACAATCTGTTCCGCTATCGCTTATGCGGAATTAAAGAAAGCTTTAGGAATGAACGCTGAGCCGGTAAGACTTGGCGCTGTGAACGGGGAAACTCAATTTGCCCTTGACACATTTAAGATTGAAGCTCCTCGTTTAGTCGAGAAGGTTGCTGCTGAAGCTAGCGAGGTAATCCTTGTTGACCATAACGAACGCCAGCAAAGTGCGGATGATATCGAACAGGTACGTGTGCTTGAAGTTATCGACCACCACCGTATCGCTAACTTTGAAACGGCTGATCCACTTTACTATCGTGCTGAGCCGGTTGGCTGTACAGCGACAATCCTGAATAAGCTTTACAAAGAGAACGGGGTAGAAATCAAGAAAGAAATCGCGGGTCTTATGTTATCTGCCATTATCTCTGATTCCTTATTGTTCAAATCTCCAACATGCACAGAGCAAGATGTACAAGCAGCCAAGGAATTGGCTGAGATTGCCGGCGTGGATGCAGAAGCGTATGGACTAGACATGCTTAAAGCTGGTGCAGACTTAAGCAAGAAAACAATTGAAGAATTGATCTCCCTAGATGCAAAAGAATTCAGCATGGGCACTTCTAAAGTTGAAATCGCGCAAGTAAACGCAGTTGACACAGATGAAGTAATGACAAAGCAGGCTGAACTTGAAGCTGCCATGCAAGCCGTTATCGATGAAAAAGGCTTGGATTTATTCTTGCTTGTCGTTACAAACATCTTAACGAATGATTCTGCAGCCCTTGCTGTAGGCAGCAAATCTGCAGCTGTTGAACAAGCCTTTGGTGTTACATTAACGAATAAAACAGCTATATTAAAAGGTGTCGTTTCCCGTAAGAAACAAGTTGTACCTGCACTAACTGAAGCTTTATCCTAA
- a CDS encoding YueI family protein encodes MSKKTVDDYLQEGIHGAKEIKPEERKEFLGSLRERVVVALGQKIVFENKIPPAFEEILRSHTEAVLYLNGHISYTYLSKYVKLAESAKVQFKIVMNKDYNSPHGAVLAYGHAINKEDISLPEEKKPDTQKEKEESVGGFSFFKNLFKKD; translated from the coding sequence ATGTCGAAAAAAACAGTGGATGATTACCTTCAAGAAGGAATCCATGGGGCAAAGGAAATAAAGCCTGAGGAGCGTAAGGAATTTCTAGGATCCCTACGTGAGCGGGTTGTCGTCGCCTTAGGGCAGAAAATAGTCTTCGAAAACAAGATTCCGCCGGCATTTGAGGAAATACTGAGAAGTCATACAGAGGCCGTGCTTTATTTGAATGGTCATATTAGTTACACATACTTATCGAAATACGTCAAACTGGCTGAATCAGCTAAGGTACAATTCAAAATTGTCATGAACAAGGATTATAACTCACCACACGGCGCTGTGCTCGCTTATGGTCATGCCATCAACAAGGAAGACATCAGTCTCCCTGAGGAGAAAAAGCCAGATACTCAGAAAGAGAAAGAAGAATCTGTTGGAGGTTTTTCATTCTTTAAGAATTTGTTTAAGAAGGACTAG
- a CDS encoding DUF5412 family protein, which yields MLSPIGTNTVRAYLVNGGATSSYAIRGGLITHKKDDQTATIELKALRMNG from the coding sequence CTGTTATCTCCTATCGGGACCAATACCGTCAGAGCTTATTTAGTAAATGGCGGGGCCACATCCTCCTATGCGATACGGGGTGGGTTAATCACCCACAAGAAGGATGATCAAACCGCAACAATTGAACTAAAAGCGCTGAGAATGAATGGGTAG
- a CDS encoding HAAS domain-containing protein: MEEKLSMKSTKFLEDLKIYLFSSGKKNEEIDDIIRDLADHLYEAESNGKSIEQIIGSSPKEYMQSLSAEMKTDYKDWMKFIPLVIIGGMSYLVFKDLINGPLSYGLLTIIGTMICILLFFAGVMAAFRYTASRQLSKWKEFLVILFPCTLNFLFIGGVLLIDLLYPSPVIHFGTIGSILIGLLFLGFIIFFSVWAKTFILPVTLLALYLPELALSQTSLDEITQIVISMTATYSIIGVYLLIILKREKGKASV; this comes from the coding sequence ATGGAAGAAAAGCTCTCCATGAAAAGCACTAAATTTCTCGAGGATTTAAAAATCTATCTGTTTTCAAGCGGAAAAAAGAATGAAGAGATTGATGACATCATCCGTGACCTAGCTGATCATTTATATGAAGCCGAATCAAACGGCAAATCCATTGAACAAATTATTGGTTCATCACCTAAGGAGTATATGCAGAGCCTTTCGGCGGAAATGAAAACGGATTATAAGGATTGGATGAAATTCATACCATTGGTTATTATCGGAGGAATGTCCTACCTCGTATTTAAAGACCTGATAAATGGCCCATTAAGCTATGGACTTCTGACAATCATCGGCACCATGATTTGCATTCTGCTTTTCTTTGCAGGTGTGATGGCAGCCTTCCGCTATACGGCCAGCCGCCAGCTATCAAAGTGGAAGGAATTTTTGGTGATTTTATTTCCATGTACGTTAAATTTCTTATTCATCGGCGGGGTTTTACTCATTGATTTACTTTATCCATCTCCTGTCATTCACTTCGGAACTATTGGGAGTATCCTGATTGGCCTGCTATTCCTCGGGTTTATTATCTTCTTCTCAGTCTGGGCAAAGACCTTTATTCTTCCAGTCACCCTTCTTGCCTTATATCTGCCGGAGCTTGCCCTGTCCCAAACATCATTAGATGAAATAACTCAAATCGTCATCAGTATGACCGCAACCTACAGCATCATTGGGGTCTATTTGCTTATAATATTGAAACGGGAGAAAGGAAAAGCAAGTGTTTGA
- a CDS encoding PadR family transcriptional regulator → MSQTQMMKGILDGCLLAMIKEKECYGYEIAEQLSRYGFDSISEGTIYPLLLRMQREGLITSVRKESIAGPKRKYYSLTSVGEIALEEFLSRWAQLEKSVNAIIRKDR, encoded by the coding sequence ATGTCCCAGACGCAAATGATGAAAGGGATATTGGATGGCTGCCTCCTTGCCATGATAAAGGAGAAGGAATGCTATGGTTATGAGATTGCAGAGCAATTAAGCCGCTACGGCTTTGACAGCATTAGTGAAGGAACCATTTACCCCCTCTTGCTGAGAATGCAAAGGGAAGGATTGATCACTTCGGTACGCAAGGAGTCAATTGCTGGACCGAAGCGGAAATATTATTCCTTAACGAGCGTGGGTGAAATAGCGTTAGAGGAGTTTCTATCAAGATGGGCACAGCTGGAAAAAAGCGTGAATGCTATTATCAGAAAGGATAGGTAA
- a CDS encoding DEAD/DEAH box helicase: MITSTSISTKEYITQWQEALSQEIGHLKKYGSHKYVLMNGNQIQSGDTYTYYFETMSPLKIPIGTVARLERDGSKYDARVLSAEGNTLLVSLDQSIGDLIDEAFISHDPWELLEQLIERLDDIKKSKRKRSRVKRLMNPDFPDKRTRTDSKTAVQELFQRSKYNPVTFVWGPPGTGKTYTLARTAANKYFKDKRVLVLSHSNQAVDVLLGEMAAFIKKADKFRTGDLLRYGNQAGDGLLMHGDILPSQLLADQDAGLLSDKDRITEEKRLLKKDLSQSFSVRDSQQLLELEQKLGRILDRIRKQEMKLVKEASIIGTTLAKAANDPVIFEQEYDLVIVDEASMAFIPQIAFAVSMAKRAIVCGDFKQLPPIAASRGQLVDTWLREDIFHRAGVADIASGGVLHPHLFLLKEQRRMHPDISAFTNQYLYNSLVGDHPSVQKSREEIVARAPFEQAASILLDASFTGEHCFTGGTSGSRMNVMHALLSLQLLHEAYQGGSKSIGYVTPYRAQAILMEKLLQDFYPEQYGAGAFMAATVHRFQGSERELMIFDTVDSYPERRAGMLLTGKESERLLNVAITRTKGKLIHVSDVDFLKNTIPRYKTLHQFIDFQLQHNKTVGMDQIGKWIKHPHPKLKWMYARKLDDVLNDVKEAQSQIILSLPNRCILSKELAQALTTRPARAKLALYSKEEHPYLDPDLHIQEGPPFSMICIDRRFLWLGIPIEANRNVDPPYVAVRLDSEETINYILQQLPRG; this comes from the coding sequence GTGATTACTTCAACTTCTATTTCAACGAAAGAATATATTACCCAATGGCAGGAAGCCCTGTCACAGGAGATAGGCCATTTAAAAAAATATGGCAGCCATAAGTATGTACTTATGAATGGGAATCAGATTCAATCAGGCGACACATATACGTATTATTTTGAGACGATGTCACCACTGAAGATTCCCATTGGCACAGTTGCCCGGCTCGAGCGGGATGGGAGCAAATACGATGCTCGTGTGCTGTCGGCTGAGGGAAATACTCTATTAGTTTCTTTGGATCAATCCATTGGGGATCTAATTGATGAGGCCTTTATTTCCCATGATCCATGGGAGCTTTTAGAGCAATTGATTGAACGGTTAGATGATATTAAGAAGAGTAAACGGAAGCGCAGCCGAGTCAAGAGGCTGATGAATCCCGATTTTCCGGATAAAAGGACGCGCACTGATAGCAAAACGGCTGTGCAGGAGCTGTTTCAGCGTTCGAAATACAATCCGGTAACCTTTGTCTGGGGACCGCCGGGAACAGGGAAGACATATACGCTGGCAAGAACAGCTGCAAATAAATATTTTAAGGATAAGAGAGTATTGGTGCTTTCGCACAGTAACCAGGCAGTAGATGTACTGCTTGGGGAGATGGCTGCCTTCATTAAGAAGGCGGATAAGTTTCGTACTGGCGATCTATTGCGCTACGGAAACCAGGCAGGTGACGGGTTATTGATGCATGGAGACATTCTGCCGTCACAATTGCTTGCTGACCAGGATGCAGGTTTGCTGTCTGATAAAGATCGGATTACCGAGGAGAAGCGTCTCTTGAAGAAGGATCTCTCCCAATCGTTCAGTGTCAGGGACTCACAGCAGCTGTTAGAGCTTGAACAGAAGCTTGGGCGTATTCTTGACAGAATTCGTAAGCAGGAGATGAAGCTCGTCAAGGAGGCTTCCATTATCGGAACAACGCTTGCAAAGGCGGCCAATGATCCTGTCATATTTGAGCAGGAATATGACCTTGTCATTGTAGATGAAGCGAGCATGGCGTTTATCCCGCAGATTGCCTTTGCCGTAAGTATGGCCAAAAGAGCGATTGTTTGCGGAGATTTCAAACAGCTGCCGCCGATTGCGGCATCAAGGGGGCAGCTTGTTGATACATGGCTGCGGGAAGATATATTCCACCGTGCTGGTGTCGCTGATATTGCGAGCGGCGGCGTATTGCATCCACATCTATTCCTCTTGAAGGAACAAAGAAGGATGCATCCGGATATATCTGCTTTTACGAATCAATATTTATATAATTCCCTTGTCGGAGATCATCCAAGCGTGCAGAAGAGCCGGGAAGAGATTGTGGCCCGGGCGCCGTTCGAACAAGCGGCTTCCATTCTGTTAGATGCGAGCTTTACTGGTGAGCATTGTTTTACCGGGGGCACCTCAGGATCAAGAATGAATGTCATGCATGCCCTGCTTTCTCTGCAGCTGCTTCATGAAGCCTACCAGGGCGGAAGCAAATCAATCGGGTATGTGACACCATACAGGGCTCAAGCCATCTTGATGGAGAAGCTTCTTCAAGACTTTTATCCGGAGCAGTATGGGGCAGGTGCGTTTATGGCCGCAACTGTGCATCGTTTCCAGGGGAGCGAGAGGGAACTGATGATCTTTGATACGGTCGACTCGTATCCAGAGAGAAGAGCTGGTATGCTCTTAACGGGTAAAGAGAGTGAGCGTCTATTGAATGTGGCAATCACAAGGACGAAAGGCAAGCTTATTCATGTCAGTGATGTGGATTTCTTGAAGAACACGATTCCGAGGTATAAAACCTTGCATCAATTCATTGATTTCCAGCTTCAGCACAATAAGACGGTCGGGATGGACCAAATTGGAAAATGGATCAAGCATCCTCATCCAAAGCTTAAATGGATGTATGCCCGCAAACTAGATGATGTGCTGAATGATGTAAAAGAGGCTCAGAGTCAAATTATTCTATCGCTTCCTAATCGCTGTATATTATCGAAGGAGCTTGCACAAGCACTGACCACAAGACCAGCTCGTGCGAAATTAGCTCTCTATTCAAAAGAGGAGCATCCTTATTTAGACCCGGATCTTCATATACAGGAGGGACCTCCATTCAGCATGATCTGTATTGATCGCCGTTTCTTATGGCTGGGCATCCCGATTGAAGCGAATAGAAATGTTGATCCGCCTTATGTAGCGGTCAGACTCGACTCGGAGGAAACCATCAACTATATCCTGCAACAATTACCACGTGGTTAG
- a CDS encoding anaerobic ribonucleoside triphosphate reductase codes for MSKVCIEKTLAETQSVEELLSSFYEIVHLTNPELVNENANMNASTPMGQMGKFASESARFFARENLLSEEVKKAIEANLLYPHDLDFMPTGTTTCCQIPLGQMLTKGFDTGHGSMRPPKDISSAMALASIILQANQNMQHGGQSFPMFDADLAPFVRKTYEKHVKRLEAYPSDWSKETIEQIAWEETENTVYQACEAFVHNCNSMHSRGGGQVPFVSVNYGTDTTKEGRMLIKNLLLATKAGLGNGETPIFPIQIFKVKEGVNFNENDPNYDLYLLALETTAERLFPNFSFIDSPFNKQYYDGTHESEVAYMGCRTRVMGNRHGVENSIGRGNLSFTSINLVKLALLSNTLEDFYRRLDDMCDLAIVQLYERYLYQAAKQVRHFPFLYTQGVWKGAEELNEDDQLKEILKQGSLAFGFIGLAECVKALTGFHHGESEESYELALDIIRFMREKADKAAETYDLNYSLIATPAEGLSGKFVKKDRLEFGSIKDITDREYYTNSFHIPVHFPIKSLDKIRKEAPFHAYCNGGHITYVEIDGDPKNNLKALDQIIRAMAHYKIGYGSINHPVDRCLKCNYKGYIQDTCPHCGNENEEDIERIRRITGYLVGDMSKWNPAKRAEERNRVKHG; via the coding sequence ATGAGTAAGGTGTGTATAGAAAAAACGTTGGCGGAAACTCAGTCTGTTGAGGAATTATTGAGCTCATTTTATGAAATTGTTCATTTGACGAATCCTGAATTAGTCAATGAGAATGCAAATATGAATGCGTCTACTCCAATGGGGCAGATGGGGAAATTCGCCAGTGAGTCTGCACGCTTTTTTGCGAGAGAAAACCTATTATCTGAGGAAGTAAAAAAGGCAATTGAAGCTAATTTGCTTTATCCGCATGATTTGGATTTTATGCCGACCGGGACAACAACCTGCTGTCAAATTCCTCTTGGACAAATGCTTACGAAGGGATTTGACACCGGTCATGGAAGCATGCGTCCGCCTAAGGATATATCAAGTGCAATGGCGCTAGCCTCTATCATATTGCAAGCAAACCAAAATATGCAGCATGGCGGTCAGTCATTCCCGATGTTTGATGCTGATCTTGCTCCATTTGTCCGTAAAACCTATGAGAAGCATGTAAAGCGCTTAGAAGCCTATCCAAGTGATTGGAGCAAAGAAACGATAGAGCAAATCGCTTGGGAGGAAACGGAGAATACCGTATATCAAGCTTGTGAAGCCTTCGTACATAATTGCAATTCCATGCATTCACGCGGGGGCGGACAGGTGCCGTTTGTGTCTGTGAACTATGGAACAGATACAACGAAAGAAGGGCGGATGCTTATTAAAAATCTTTTGCTGGCAACAAAAGCCGGGCTTGGCAATGGGGAAACACCAATCTTCCCAATTCAAATCTTTAAAGTGAAGGAAGGGGTTAACTTCAATGAGAATGACCCTAACTATGACCTTTACTTATTGGCCCTGGAAACGACTGCTGAACGTTTATTCCCGAATTTCAGCTTCATTGACAGCCCGTTTAATAAGCAATATTATGATGGCACACATGAATCAGAGGTAGCCTATATGGGATGCCGTACAAGGGTGATGGGCAATAGACATGGTGTTGAGAACAGTATTGGGCGTGGCAATCTTTCCTTCACATCCATTAACTTAGTTAAGCTGGCGCTCCTGTCCAATACGCTAGAGGATTTCTATCGTCGACTAGATGACATGTGCGATCTTGCCATAGTTCAGCTTTATGAGCGTTATCTATACCAAGCTGCGAAACAAGTGCGTCACTTCCCATTCCTGTATACACAAGGAGTTTGGAAAGGAGCAGAAGAATTAAACGAGGATGATCAGCTTAAGGAAATCCTGAAACAAGGTTCACTCGCGTTCGGATTCATCGGGCTTGCAGAATGTGTGAAAGCCTTGACTGGTTTCCATCATGGTGAAAGTGAAGAATCCTACGAGCTTGCCCTTGATATTATCCGCTTCATGAGGGAGAAGGCGGATAAGGCAGCAGAGACCTATGATTTGAATTATTCCTTAATTGCAACGCCAGCAGAGGGACTTAGCGGAAAATTCGTGAAGAAAGACCGTCTTGAATTCGGCAGTATAAAAGATATTACAGACCGTGAATATTACACAAATTCATTCCATATTCCAGTCCATTTTCCAATCAAGTCACTCGATAAGATCCGTAAGGAAGCGCCATTCCATGCTTACTGTAATGGCGGACATATCACCTATGTGGAAATTGACGGGGACCCTAAGAATAATTTGAAGGCACTCGACCAAATTATTCGTGCGATGGCTCATTACAAAATCGGTTATGGTTCTATTAACCATCCAGTTGACCGTTGCTTAAAATGCAATTATAAAGGGTATATTCAGGATACTTGCCCTCATTGCGGCAATGAGAACGAAGAGGATATTGAACGGATTAGAAGAATCACCGGTTACTTGGTAGGGGATATGAGTAAATGGAACCCGGCTAAACGTGCAGAAGAAAGAAACAGAGTGAAGCACGGATGA
- the nrdG gene encoding anaerobic ribonucleoside-triphosphate reductase activating protein → MKVMNIIHDSIVDGEGLRTVVFFAGCLHFCKGCHNPSSWNRENGRDMTIDDIYEEVMSNPLTDVTFSGGEPFMQADELQYLVMRLKESGKNIWIYSGYTHDELLTHPNPACQNVLKYCDVLVDGRFELEKRDPKLLFRGSSNQRIIHLQSV, encoded by the coding sequence ATGAAGGTGATGAATATCATCCATGACAGCATTGTGGATGGGGAAGGCTTGAGAACAGTTGTGTTTTTTGCGGGCTGCCTTCATTTCTGTAAGGGATGTCATAATCCCTCAAGCTGGAATCGGGAGAATGGTCGAGACATGACCATTGATGATATCTATGAGGAGGTTATGTCCAATCCTCTGACAGATGTTACATTCTCAGGGGGAGAGCCTTTTATGCAGGCCGATGAACTTCAATATCTGGTCATGAGGCTGAAGGAGTCGGGCAAGAACATTTGGATATACAGCGGCTATACACATGACGAACTCCTCACCCATCCCAATCCTGCCTGCCAGAATGTCCTTAAATATTGTGACGTATTGGTTGACGGCAGGTTTGAACTGGAGAAAAGGGATCCGAAGCTGCTGTTTAGAGGAAGCTCTAATCAGCGAATCATTCATTTGCAGTCTGTCTGA
- a CDS encoding YpzG family protein — protein MSYRNELDSHSSLFHHNWTRRKRSKSQVNGHTMMSQTNIILRSNAKAHRW, from the coding sequence TTGAGTTACAGAAACGAATTAGATTCGCACTCTTCCCTTTTTCACCATAACTGGACAAGAAGGAAGCGCTCAAAGTCACAGGTCAACGGACATACGATGATGTCTCAGACCAATATCATTTTGAGAAGTAACGCAAAGGCTCACCGCTGGTAA
- a CDS encoding DUF6438 domain-containing protein — MFKEISISRTSCIGNSPIYQSTIQSDGRVFWNGEKNVSFLGEHKFTISSPRLKKLEDLLLSFDYKNFTYHSSREIIPDSPTCVTRVVFKHGETKTVVHDLGDVDGMIENKKHTLKKLERFERDLERIAGLKTLIKQPLYLYHFKNKHMENVEYVLSSPSQEEAFKLIDATYVQCKNWEIEKLGRDSTHHLHPYIVMQKDD; from the coding sequence TTGTTTAAAGAGATTTCCATTTCCCGTACTTCATGTATAGGAAACTCCCCGATATATCAATCAACCATTCAATCAGACGGCAGAGTATTTTGGAACGGTGAGAAGAATGTATCTTTTTTAGGAGAACATAAATTTACGATCAGCAGCCCGCGCTTGAAGAAATTAGAGGATTTATTACTATCATTTGATTATAAGAATTTTACTTATCACTCATCGAGGGAAATTATCCCTGATAGTCCTACATGTGTTACACGTGTTGTCTTTAAGCACGGGGAGACAAAAACGGTTGTTCATGATTTGGGTGATGTGGATGGTATGATAGAAAATAAAAAGCATACCTTAAAAAAGCTTGAACGCTTTGAGCGGGATCTTGAGAGAATTGCTGGATTAAAGACCCTAATCAAGCAGCCATTATATTTGTATCATTTCAAGAACAAGCACATGGAGAATGTGGAATATGTATTATCCTCTCCAAGCCAGGAAGAAGCCTTCAAGCTGATTGACGCTACTTATGTTCAATGCAAAAATTGGGAAATAGAAAAACTCGGACGTGATTCTACCCATCATTTGCACCCATATATCGTTATGCAAAAAGATGATTAA
- a CDS encoding branched-chain amino acid aminotransferase produces MDTQISIIHARTKKQKPNPEALGFGRIFTDHMFIMDYDEELGGWHDPRIIPYQPITLDPSCMTFHYGQTVFEGLKAYRTKNGRILLFRPEKNFERMNKSNDRLCIPSIDESFMLEALQTLIEVDRDWVPDAEGTSLYIRPFIISTETYLGVSPSKHYRFMIILSPVGAYYKDGINPVRIGVEKEYVRSVKGGTGMAKTGGNYSASLKAQEVAEELGCSQVLWLDGIEKKYIEEVGSMNVFFKINGEIVTPELNGSILDGVTRNSIIQLLKHWGMPVIEKKVSMEELIQAHHDGLLEEAFGTGTAAVVSPIGELLWEGELLEINGGRIGEVSQKLYDTLTGIQTGKVEDPFNWVIEIGAASKSHAI; encoded by the coding sequence ATGGATACGCAAATCTCAATCATTCATGCAAGAACAAAAAAACAAAAACCTAATCCAGAGGCACTAGGGTTCGGCAGAATCTTCACGGATCACATGTTTATTATGGATTATGATGAAGAACTAGGTGGCTGGCATGATCCGCGCATCATCCCATATCAACCCATCACGCTTGATCCTTCCTGCATGACCTTTCATTATGGCCAAACTGTCTTTGAAGGGTTGAAGGCATATCGGACAAAGAATGGACGAATTCTTTTGTTCAGACCGGAGAAGAATTTTGAGCGGATGAATAAATCAAATGATCGTCTGTGTATCCCATCTATTGATGAGTCCTTTATGCTTGAAGCGCTTCAGACATTGATTGAGGTTGACAGGGATTGGGTTCCAGATGCTGAAGGCACGTCCCTGTACATACGTCCTTTTATTATATCAACAGAGACTTATTTAGGGGTATCCCCATCAAAGCATTACCGCTTCATGATTATTCTTTCTCCGGTTGGTGCTTATTATAAGGACGGCATAAATCCAGTGCGAATCGGCGTTGAAAAGGAATATGTCCGCTCCGTTAAAGGCGGAACAGGTATGGCGAAGACAGGCGGCAACTATTCTGCCTCGTTGAAGGCGCAGGAAGTCGCTGAAGAGCTTGGCTGCTCTCAAGTTCTTTGGCTTGATGGGATTGAGAAGAAATACATTGAGGAAGTCGGCAGTATGAATGTATTCTTCAAGATCAATGGCGAGATAGTGACTCCTGAATTAAATGGCAGCATTCTTGACGGGGTGACGCGTAATTCTATTATCCAGCTTTTGAAGCATTGGGGCATGCCTGTCATAGAGAAAAAAGTTTCCATGGAAGAGCTGATTCAGGCCCATCATGACGGCTTGCTGGAGGAAGCCTTTGGAACAGGCACAGCTGCGGTCGTTTCTCCGATTGGCGAACTGTTATGGGAAGGCGAGCTGCTTGAGATTAACGGAGGCCGGATAGGAGAAGTTTCTCAAAAGCTGTATGATACTTTGACTGGCATTCAAACTGGTAAAGTTGAAGACCCATTCAACTGGGTGATTGAAATTGGGGCGGCTTCTAAGTCTCACGCAATCTAA
- a CDS encoding MarR family winged helix-turn-helix transcriptional regulator encodes MNARVNGLNNQEVILNQMEEWLIPVIKGLISELNELRELGITGSQFHLLSKIQKEKVTNVKNLAEELDVKSSAITVMLERLVQNDLVSRVQDEKDRRSVLVRLTDEGEEVLKKGKIHSKEVLLKYASLLDDDELRVIYRVLRKLAVYQTAEKK; translated from the coding sequence ATGAATGCGAGGGTCAATGGCTTGAATAATCAAGAGGTTATCCTGAATCAAATGGAAGAATGGCTTATACCGGTTATAAAAGGTTTGATATCTGAGCTGAATGAATTAAGGGAGCTGGGGATTACAGGCTCGCAATTTCACCTCCTAAGTAAGATTCAAAAGGAAAAAGTGACTAATGTGAAGAATTTAGCCGAAGAATTGGATGTGAAATCAAGTGCCATTACAGTGATGCTTGAGAGGCTTGTACAGAATGATCTTGTTTCGAGAGTTCAAGATGAGAAGGATCGCCGTTCAGTATTGGTGAGATTAACTGATGAAGGTGAGGAAGTCTTGAAAAAGGGCAAAATTCATTCGAAAGAGGTCCTGCTGAAATATGCCAGCTTGCTTGATGATGATGAACTAAGGGTTATTTACAGAGTGCTGAGAAAGTTAGCGGTTTATCAAACCGCTGAAAAGAAGTAG
- a CDS encoding YitT family protein produces the protein MSKKHKRAPLWRLLLRFLFITFGAVLMAVSLEYFLVPNSVVDGGITGISIILSELTKVQLGIFIFVINLPFLFLGYKQIGKTFAFSTAYGILVLSVSTALFHHAEPFTDEKILAVLFGGLILGLGVGIVIRAGGSLDGTEIVAILVSKKLRLPVGQIIMFINFFIFLIAGFVYGWDSAMYSMFTYYIAAKLMDIVVEGLNESRSVTIISKEFEEISQAIQDRLGRSTTFIYAKGGYLHEDTQMIYCVLTRLELTKLKDIVNDIDENAFIAIENVTDVMGGNFEKKNIH, from the coding sequence TTGTCCAAAAAACACAAAAGGGCTCCACTGTGGAGGCTGTTATTAAGATTCCTGTTCATAACATTCGGTGCCGTTCTTATGGCGGTATCGCTTGAATATTTCCTCGTTCCAAATAGCGTCGTTGATGGCGGGATAACCGGTATATCCATTATCCTCTCTGAATTGACGAAGGTTCAGCTTGGTATTTTCATCTTCGTGATTAACCTGCCGTTCTTATTTTTAGGGTATAAGCAAATCGGAAAAACATTTGCCTTTTCTACCGCATATGGAATCCTCGTGCTTTCTGTGAGTACGGCTCTTTTCCACCATGCGGAACCTTTTACAGATGAGAAAATCCTCGCTGTTCTATTTGGGGGCTTAATATTAGGTCTTGGCGTCGGGATTGTTATCCGTGCCGGGGGATCACTGGATGGAACTGAGATTGTTGCCATTCTTGTCTCAAAGAAATTGCGTCTGCCAGTCGGACAGATCATTATGTTTATTAACTTCTTTATCTTCCTAATTGCGGGATTTGTGTATGGCTGGGATTCTGCCATGTATTCTATGTTTACCTATTATATAGCCGCAAAGTTAATGGATATTGTTGTGGAGGGCTTGAACGAATCTCGTTCCGTTACCATTATCTCGAAGGAATTTGAAGAGATATCTCAGGCCATTCAGGATCGTCTTGGCAGGTCCACGACCTTTATTTATGCAAAAGGCGGATATTTGCATGAGGATACTCAAATGATTTACTGTGTACTGACAAGATTAGAGTTAACGAAACTGAAGGATATTGTTAATGATATTGATGAAAATGCCTTTATTGCTATTGAAAATGT